The DNA window GCCCTCCTGGATGACGGCGTGCTGGCGCCGGCCGCCCTCGTCGATGTACTCGAGCGTCATGCCGCCTCTGAGCATGTAGAAGATCTCGTCGGAGGGATCATCGTGGAAGTCGCGCCGGCGGTTCGGCCCGCGGATGACCATGGCCGTGAACTGCGAGTCCTCCCAGATCACCTTGTTGCCCACGGGCGGCTCGAAGCTGGCGCGATTCTCCTCGATCCATCGCCACAGCCCCGTGCTGATCAGCGGCCGCATGGCCTGGTCTCCTTTCGAGCTGGATCGATGAACCCTCTGCGCCAGGGGAGCCGGCTTTCGTAGACTAACTCTGATCTGGAAATGGAGGCGGGAGTATGCGCTTGCCGGAACGGGTGACGGCCATCACAGGGGGAGCGCTCGGTATCGGGCGCGCGACAGGGCTGGCCTTCGCGGCCGAGGGTGCTCTGGTGGCACTCGGCGATGTCGAGCTCGAGGCCGCCCAGGCCGTGGCCAAGGAAATCGGCGAGGGTGGCGGCAAGGCCATCGCGGTCCGGGTGGATGTCGGTGACGCCGGGCAGGTGCAGGCCTTCGTGGAGCGGGTGGTCGCGGAATTCGGACGGCTCGACGTGATGTTCGCCAATGCGGGAATCGCGCATTCCGCGCCGTTCCTCGAGCATCCCGAGGCTCAGTGGCATCGCGTGCTGCGCGTCAATCTGACCGGCGTCTTCCTGTGCTGCCAGGCCGCCGCGCGCCAGATGGTCAAGCAGGGCGGGGGACGGATCATCACCACCGCGTCGATCAATGGCTTTCGCGGGGTCGAGAACCTCGTCGGCTACAACGCCGCCAAGGCCGGCGTGGTCGAGCTGACGAAGACCATGGCGGTGGAGCTGGCCCAGCATTCCATCACGGTGAACGCGATCGCCCCCGCCCAGATCGACACGCGGCTCACCCGGAGCCTTCCCGAGGAGGCGCGGCGCCGGCGAGTGGAGCGCATTCCGCTGGGACGCTTCGGCGAGCCTGAGGACGTGGCGCGGGCCGCCCTTTTCCTCGCGTCCGACGACGCGCGCTACATCACCGGACACACCCTCGCGGTGGACGGCGGCTATTTGGCGGGAGGGCTCTGGTCCGGCCCGAAGGGAAGCCCGCCCAAAGTCTGAAGGGGGCGGAGTCTGTCCTAGCAGTTCCCCAGCCCCGCGAGCGGGGATGTTCCGCTTCGAGCGCCGGCTTGCCGGCGCAGTTCTCAGATCGTTCGCCTCGGACGGCGGGGCCCCAGCCCCACGACGTCCTGCGGCTCGCACTGCGTCGGGGGAGGCTTCGGAAGGGGGCGGAGCCCCCCTCCGAGCTATCTACCGGCGAAACGCCGGCATGACCTCTCGAGCAAAGCGGGTGAGTTGCTCGATCATGACCTCTCTCGGCGTCCCGATGGCCCAGCCGATCATGACGTGGTCCAGCCCGGGGTACCGCTGCTCGATCTCTTTCAGATAGGCGACGATGTCTCCGGGCGGCCCGCAGAGCCACGCGCGATTGCGCACGCCGTTCTCCAGAGTGGCCGCGGTCGCCGACTGCGGCTGGCGGGCGACCACGGCCTTCACGTGCTCTTCGCCGTAGCGCAGCATGCCCAGAGGGGCCATGACCTTCGCGTGCTCTTCGAAGTACGGCCGCGCCTTCTGCATCGCTCGATCCGCGGTCTCATCGATGCACATCCGGAAGCCGAAGATCAGGTCCTCTCCGAGCTCGAGCTCTCGTCCGTGGCGGCGAGCCGCCTCCTGGTAGTCGCGGAACCAGCGCTGGACGAGCTCCTCGGCGGTAGCCGAGACGATGCCCTTGATGCCGTGCCTGGCCATGAAGTCCAGGCCCCGTGCGCTGCCGCTCACGATGGGCTGCCAGATCTCGACGGGCTGACGCACGGGTCGGGGCACCAGCGTGATCTCTTTCAACGGGTACCCGCGATAGGGCACCTCGGGGGGAATGGTGTATCGCTTGCCCTGGTGCGAGAAGGATTCCTCACGGAATGCCTTCAGGATGATCTCCATCTGCTCTTCGAAGAGCTCGCGGTTCGCCTCGGCGTCCAGCATCGGGTTGCCGAAGCTCTCCACTTCGCGGGTGTGGTAGCCGCGTCCGACTCCGAAGACGACCCGGCCCTTGGTCAGGATATCCGCGGTGGCGTAGTCTTCGGCGAGCCGGAGGGGATGCCAGGTGGGCACGACGTTGAAGGCGCAGCCGATCTTGATGCGCTCGGTGCGATGGGCGAGGTCCACGGCCAGCATCGGAATATTGGGGATGCACTCGTACCCTTCGTGCTGGAAGTGGTGCTCGGCCAGCCACAGGGTCTCGTAGCCCAGCGTGTCGGCGGCGCGGGCCAGGGCGATGGTGGTGTCGAACGCCTCGATGAGCCGGTCATTGGAATACCGCCGGTCATCGGCGGGCGTACCGGACAGGCCGCAGTGCTCGAGCTCGATATGACCGACGTAGAGCGTCGAGAACCGCGTGATCATCGCGGAGGAAGAATACGGGCCCCGACACGACTTGGCAAGAGGAGCGATTCCTTTCTGGCGGCGCCGGCAGCGCTGGCATAGCATGTCACTGATGCCGGCGCGCCGAAGGCTTCGGGACTGGTTGTCGCGAGATCACCTGTACATCTCCGCGCCCGCGCTCGTTTTCGTGATCGCGGCATTTGTGGTGGCCTGGTCCTTCATGAAGCCGGCTCCGCCGCGGCGCCTGGTCATGGCCACGGGACCGCCGGACGGCGTGTACTACCAGGTGGGACTCCGGTTCGGCAAATTGCTCGCGCACGAGGGGATCGCCCTCGACGTGCGGTCCACTTCGGGTTCGGTCGAGAACGTGCGCCTTCTTGAGGATTCCGACCGCGGTGTCGATGTCGCCTTCGTTCAGGGTGGCGTGTTGACGGCGGGGCCGTCATCTGACGTGCTCGCCCTCGGCAGCCTCTATCTCGAGCCCGTCTGGGTGTTCACGCGCGCCACGATCCAAGGCCATGATCTCAACGGGCTGAATGGTAAGCGCCTGGCCATCGGGCCGGAGGGGAGCGGCACACGCGCCCTCGCCGAGCTTCTTCTCGGAGCCAACCGGGTCACGTCGGCCTCCGCACAGCTCCTGCCCCTCACCGGGCTCGACGCCGTCAGGGCCCTCGAGCGCGGAACAGCCCACGCGATGTTTCTGGTCGCCGGGCCGGAGGCGCGCGCCGTCCGGGAGGCTATTCGCGGCCGGGGCGTCACTCTGGTCAGTTTCTCCAGAGCGGATGCGTATACGCGATTGTTCCCATTTCTCAGGAAGGTCATCCTCCCCGAGGGGGCGTTGGATCTGGCCGCGGATCTGCCCGCCAAGGATACGGTGCTGATGGCGGCGGCGGTCAACCTCGTGATCCGACGTGACCTTCATCCCGCCTTGAGCAATCTCCTCTTGATCACGGCGAGCACCGTCCACAGCCCGGGCGGCCTCTTTGAGCAGCCCCGACAGTTTC is part of the Candidatus Methylomirabilota bacterium genome and encodes:
- a CDS encoding TAXI family TRAP transporter solute-binding subunit; translation: MPARRRLRDWLSRDHLYISAPALVFVIAAFVVAWSFMKPAPPRRLVMATGPPDGVYYQVGLRFGKLLAHEGIALDVRSTSGSVENVRLLEDSDRGVDVAFVQGGVLTAGPSSDVLALGSLYLEPVWVFTRATIQGHDLNGLNGKRLAIGPEGSGTRALAELLLGANRVTSASAQLLPLTGLDAVRALERGTAHAMFLVAGPEARAVREAIRGRGVTLVSFSRADAYTRLFPFLRKVILPEGALDLAADLPAKDTVLMAAAVNLVIRRDLHPALSNLLLITASTVHSPGGLFEQPRQFPSPDGVDVPLSDEARHYYQAGPPFLIRYLPFWAATLVDRLKIMLVPLIAVLFPLIKIAPSVYQWRVRSKIYRWYDDLDAVDLLLREKHSPGQKATLRQEMDRIEREVRQVEVPASYREEHYHLRLHLEYLRAKVAAAEGDPRSTGDI
- a CDS encoding LLM class flavin-dependent oxidoreductase, whose protein sequence is MITRFSTLYVGHIELEHCGLSGTPADDRRYSNDRLIEAFDTTIALARAADTLGYETLWLAEHHFQHEGYECIPNIPMLAVDLAHRTERIKIGCAFNVVPTWHPLRLAEDYATADILTKGRVVFGVGRGYHTREVESFGNPMLDAEANRELFEEQMEIILKAFREESFSHQGKRYTIPPEVPYRGYPLKEITLVPRPVRQPVEIWQPIVSGSARGLDFMARHGIKGIVSATAEELVQRWFRDYQEAARRHGRELELGEDLIFGFRMCIDETADRAMQKARPYFEEHAKVMAPLGMLRYGEEHVKAVVARQPQSATAATLENGVRNRAWLCGPPGDIVAYLKEIEQRYPGLDHVMIGWAIGTPREVMIEQLTRFAREVMPAFRR
- a CDS encoding SDR family NAD(P)-dependent oxidoreductase, which translates into the protein MRLPERVTAITGGALGIGRATGLAFAAEGALVALGDVELEAAQAVAKEIGEGGGKAIAVRVDVGDAGQVQAFVERVVAEFGRLDVMFANAGIAHSAPFLEHPEAQWHRVLRVNLTGVFLCCQAAARQMVKQGGGRIITTASINGFRGVENLVGYNAAKAGVVELTKTMAVELAQHSITVNAIAPAQIDTRLTRSLPEEARRRRVERIPLGRFGEPEDVARAALFLASDDARYITGHTLAVDGGYLAGGLWSGPKGSPPKV